From a region of the Zingiber officinale cultivar Zhangliang chromosome 10B, Zo_v1.1, whole genome shotgun sequence genome:
- the LOC122029704 gene encoding cytokinin hydroxylase-like isoform X2, with protein MGLLLVITTLVFVFFLLTVLTVAWITFFTYYWTPMHIRRFMRRQGVHGPSPKFLVGNLKDSASMVSASIASDMDFISHDIVSRLMPHYVLWSKIYGKKFIYWYGSEPRLCLTDTDMIKELLSSKYVQLTGKSWLQRQGSKNLIGDGLLMANGSNWFHQRHVVAPAFMADKLKSHVGYMVECTRQMIKSLVEDVGSGQSEVEIGAYMTRLTGDIISRTGFDSSYEKGKKIFQLLERLQSLTAQSSRYLWIPGSRKEAAEFGRSSASGRGLLEMLLDEVQKKRDDGLSYSLKLVMDECKTFFFAGHETSALLLTWTIMLLATNPSWQEKARSEVAEVCGRLPPSAEDLPKLTSLHLIINESLRLYPPATLLPRMAFQDMKLGDLMIPKGLSIWIPVLAIHHDEDIWGKDANEFQPERFAGRSFSLTRHFLPFAAGPRNCVGQAYAMMEAKIVLAMFLSAFSFTISNNYRHAPINVLTLRPKHGVLVHLTPLDY; from the exons ATGGGGCTTCTTCTGGTGATAACGACCCTTGTTTTTGTATTCTTTCTTCTGACAGTTCTGACAGTGGCATGGATCACCTTCTTCACCTACTACTGGACTCCGATGCACATCAGGAGGTTCATGAGGAGGCAAGGGGTGCACGGTCCGTCGCCCAAGTTCCTTGTCGGTAACCTCAAGGATAGCGCTTCGATGGTCTCGGCCTCTATTGCCTCTGACATGGATTTCATCAGCCATGATATCGTTTCGCGACTCATGCCCCACTACGTTCTCTGGTCAAAAATCTACG GCAAGAAGTTCATATATTGGTATGGAAGTGAGCCGAGGTTGTGCCTGACGGACACTGACATGATCAAAGAACTGCTCTCCTCCAAATATGTGCAGCTCACTGGGAAATCGTGGCTTCAGCGCCAAGGCTCAAAGAACTTGATCGGCGACGGCTTGTTAATGGCGAATGGAAGCAATTGGTTCCACCAACGGCACGTCGTTGCTCCCGCGTTCATGGCAGACAAATTAAAG AGTCATGTTGGGTACATGGTGGAGTGCACTAGGCAAATGATAAAATCGTTGGTGGAGGATGTCGGGTCAGGCCAGTCGGAGGTCGAGATTGGAGCCTACATGACACGCCTCACCGGCGATATCATCTCCCGGACGGGGTTCGATAGCAGCTACGAAAAGGGCAAGAAGATTTTCCAGCTGCTCGAGCGTTTGCAGAGTCTTACTGCTCAGTCAAGTCGCTATCTCTGGATTCCTGGAAGCAG AAAAGAGGCTGCGGAGTTCGGAAGAAGCTCAGCGTCCGGCAGAGGCCTGTTAGAGATGCTGTTGGATGAGGTTCAGAAGAAGCGTGACGACGGCCTCAGCTATAGCCTGAAATTGGTGATGGACGAATGCAAAACCTTTTTCTTCGCCGGCCACGAGACTTCCGCACTCCTCCTTACCTGGACCATCATGCTCTTGGCCACCAATCCATCGTGGCAGGAAAAGGCCCGCTCTGAGGTCGCCGAGGTTTGCGGTCGCCTGCCTCCATCCGCTGAGGACCTCCCCAAACTCACATCG CTGCACCTGATAATCAATGAATCATTGAGATTGTACCCACCTGCCACTCTTCTGCCGCGGATGGCTTTCCAAGACATGAAATTGGGAGACCTGATGATCCCCAAGGGGCTGTCGATTTGGATCCCAGTCCTAGCGATCCACCACGACGAGGACATTTGGGGTAAGGATGCAAACGAGTTCCAGCCCGAACGCTTCGCCGGCAGATCATTTTCTCTGACCCGCCACTTCCTTCCCTTCGCTGCGGGGCCTCGCAACTGCGTCGGGCAGGCCTACGCAATGATGGAAGCCAAAATAGTGCTAGCCATGTTTCTTTCAGCATTCAGTTTCACCATATCCAACAACTACCGGCATGCCCCCATCAATGTACTCACCTTGAGACCCAAACATGGTGTCCTTGTTCACTTGACACCGCTCGATTACTAA
- the LOC122029704 gene encoding cytokinin hydroxylase-like isoform X1 codes for MGLLLVITTLVFVFFLLTVLTVAWITFFTYYWTPMHIRRFMRRQGVHGPSPKFLVGNLKDSASMVSASIASDMDFISHDIVSRLMPHYVLWSKIYGKKFIYWYGSEPRLCLTDTDMIKELLSSKYVQLTGKSWLQRQGSKNLIGDGLLMANGSNWFHQRHVVAPAFMADKLKSHVGYMVECTRQMIKSLVEDVGSGQSEVEIGAYMTRLTGDIISRTGFDSSYEKGKKIFQLLERLQSLTAQSSRYLWIPGSRYFPSKYRREIKQLKEQVDRVLMEIIDCRKEAAEFGRSSASGRGLLEMLLDEVQKKRDDGLSYSLKLVMDECKTFFFAGHETSALLLTWTIMLLATNPSWQEKARSEVAEVCGRLPPSAEDLPKLTSLHLIINESLRLYPPATLLPRMAFQDMKLGDLMIPKGLSIWIPVLAIHHDEDIWGKDANEFQPERFAGRSFSLTRHFLPFAAGPRNCVGQAYAMMEAKIVLAMFLSAFSFTISNNYRHAPINVLTLRPKHGVLVHLTPLDY; via the exons ATGGGGCTTCTTCTGGTGATAACGACCCTTGTTTTTGTATTCTTTCTTCTGACAGTTCTGACAGTGGCATGGATCACCTTCTTCACCTACTACTGGACTCCGATGCACATCAGGAGGTTCATGAGGAGGCAAGGGGTGCACGGTCCGTCGCCCAAGTTCCTTGTCGGTAACCTCAAGGATAGCGCTTCGATGGTCTCGGCCTCTATTGCCTCTGACATGGATTTCATCAGCCATGATATCGTTTCGCGACTCATGCCCCACTACGTTCTCTGGTCAAAAATCTACG GCAAGAAGTTCATATATTGGTATGGAAGTGAGCCGAGGTTGTGCCTGACGGACACTGACATGATCAAAGAACTGCTCTCCTCCAAATATGTGCAGCTCACTGGGAAATCGTGGCTTCAGCGCCAAGGCTCAAAGAACTTGATCGGCGACGGCTTGTTAATGGCGAATGGAAGCAATTGGTTCCACCAACGGCACGTCGTTGCTCCCGCGTTCATGGCAGACAAATTAAAG AGTCATGTTGGGTACATGGTGGAGTGCACTAGGCAAATGATAAAATCGTTGGTGGAGGATGTCGGGTCAGGCCAGTCGGAGGTCGAGATTGGAGCCTACATGACACGCCTCACCGGCGATATCATCTCCCGGACGGGGTTCGATAGCAGCTACGAAAAGGGCAAGAAGATTTTCCAGCTGCTCGAGCGTTTGCAGAGTCTTACTGCTCAGTCAAGTCGCTATCTCTGGATTCCTGGAAGCAG GTATTTCCCTAGTAAATATCGTAGGGAGATCAAGCAATTGAAGGAACAAGTGGACAGGGTGCTAATGGAGATCATCGATTGCAGAAAAGAGGCTGCGGAGTTCGGAAGAAGCTCAGCGTCCGGCAGAGGCCTGTTAGAGATGCTGTTGGATGAGGTTCAGAAGAAGCGTGACGACGGCCTCAGCTATAGCCTGAAATTGGTGATGGACGAATGCAAAACCTTTTTCTTCGCCGGCCACGAGACTTCCGCACTCCTCCTTACCTGGACCATCATGCTCTTGGCCACCAATCCATCGTGGCAGGAAAAGGCCCGCTCTGAGGTCGCCGAGGTTTGCGGTCGCCTGCCTCCATCCGCTGAGGACCTCCCCAAACTCACATCG CTGCACCTGATAATCAATGAATCATTGAGATTGTACCCACCTGCCACTCTTCTGCCGCGGATGGCTTTCCAAGACATGAAATTGGGAGACCTGATGATCCCCAAGGGGCTGTCGATTTGGATCCCAGTCCTAGCGATCCACCACGACGAGGACATTTGGGGTAAGGATGCAAACGAGTTCCAGCCCGAACGCTTCGCCGGCAGATCATTTTCTCTGACCCGCCACTTCCTTCCCTTCGCTGCGGGGCCTCGCAACTGCGTCGGGCAGGCCTACGCAATGATGGAAGCCAAAATAGTGCTAGCCATGTTTCTTTCAGCATTCAGTTTCACCATATCCAACAACTACCGGCATGCCCCCATCAATGTACTCACCTTGAGACCCAAACATGGTGTCCTTGTTCACTTGACACCGCTCGATTACTAA